The Zalophus californianus isolate mZalCal1 chromosome X, mZalCal1.pri.v2, whole genome shotgun sequence genome window below encodes:
- the ZCCHC13 gene encoding zinc finger CCHC domain-containing protein 13 gives MSSNECFKCGRSGHWARGCPRAGASRGRGARGRGRGSPCSSTNLPDICYRCGESGHHAKNCDLLQDICYNCGRSGHIAKDCIKPKREREQCCYTCGKPGHLARDCDRQEEPKCYSCGEYGHIQKDCTQVRCYRCGETGHMAINCSKTSEVNCYRCGESGHLARDCPTEATT, from the coding sequence ATGAGCAGTAACGAATGTTTCAAGTGTGGACGGTCTGGCCACTGGGCCCGGGGATGCCCTAGAGCAGGAGCGAGTCGAGGGCGCGGAGCCAGAGGCCGTGGTAGAGGTTCTCCGTGCAGTTCCACCAACCTACCTGACATCTGTTACCGCTGTGGTGAGTCTGGCCATCATGCTAAGAATTGTGACCTTCTCCAGGACATCTGCTACAACTGTGGGAGAAGTGGCCACATCGCTAAAGACTGTATTAAGccgaagagagagagagagcagtgctGTTACACTTGTGGCAAACCAGGCCACCTGGCTCGTGATTGTGACCGTCAGGAAGAGCCCAAGTGTTACTCTTGCGGTGAATATGGCCACATTCAGAAAGACTGCACCCAAGTCAGGTGTTACCGGTGTGGCGAGACCGGCCACATGGCCATCAACTGCAGCAAAACGAGTGAAGTCAACTGCTACCGCTGTGGCGAGTCGGGACATCTGGCCCGGGATTGCCCCACTGAGGCTACCACTTAG